From the genome of Uranotaenia lowii strain MFRU-FL chromosome 1, ASM2978415v1, whole genome shotgun sequence, one region includes:
- the LOC129737660 gene encoding uncharacterized protein LOC129737660, with protein sequence MATERRIKSLKMRLRSIETSFNLIKVFVENFDEETQSNEVPVRLENLAVLWADFGKTQAELEAADVDDNAVMEHQLKQRAQFETDYYRVKGFLLSVNKSTSPSSHSCHSSAHFPTSSQIRLPDVKLPVFNGALENWLNFHDLFISLVHSSTELSNIQKFYYLRSSLAGDALKLVQTIAISANNYPVAWNLLIDHFQNPARLKQAYVDSLFEFAPLKKESASDLHSLVERFEANVRILKQLGERTEFWDVLLIRMLSIRLDPTTRRDWEEFSSTHEAATFPDLVSFLQRRVTVLQSVSNVHLDTSSSSAPKKPVHRSAIISNGATQFSPRQCFACSEHHPLYLCQTFAKMTIEDKDKLVRRQQLCRNCLRKGHQSRSCQSKNCCRKCRGRHHSQLCSTSTSQGESSKPRPEGNTSRDSNPTSQEVSSLSAAVGKLPKKGHPNKVLLATAVIKLTDDYGNTHFARALLDSGSECNFITESFAQKLKVRRTKVHLSISGIGQSSTQSRSKLRTTIHSRVTGFSTIVELLVLPKLTLSLPSATLDISSWKLPKEIQLADPNFYQSNPIDIVLGAEIFFDLFKPPGRIPLGDSLPVLVNSVLGWVVSGKVTNSTATSSVIANLATVADIYRLMQRFWIIEEADSAPCMSVEEAACEKHFSQNVQRTPEGRYIVRLPFKEPVSSVGDNRSIAQRRFRMVESRLQRDTNLQAQYHDFMAEYVTLGHMQRVDTSTPPTQQYYLPHHAVIREDSSTTKVRVVFDASCKSGSGKSLNDVLMVGAVIQDDLRSIILRTRINPVLLIADIQKMYRQILVDERDTPLQRILWRSSPNEPVSTFELKTVTYGTASAPFLATRTLQQLADDEKADFPLGAAILKRDVYVDDLVTSGRTPEELAEVRNQLDQLCRRGGFEFRKFASNIESVLDGIPSERRALQSSVELAADQTIKTLGLHWEPASDHFRFQIRLPEHSRDVVLSKRLALSQIAQLFDPLGLVGPVIVTAKMFMQTLWSLNSDDGKPWGWDQPLPPSLTTYWQNYYAQLPVLDQLRIPRCVVLPEFESIQLHLFSDASENAYGACAYFRSKDSSGCISVGLLTAKSKVAPLKKRSIPRLELCGALEAAQLYQKISSTFGRKFETFFWVDSTTVLAWLKATPSVWTTFVANRVSKIQLATVGASWNHVAGQENPADHLSRGIDAKTLISCKLWWNGPNWLRSDDFLQLTSPSSTSYETHLEFRTSKPVGLTASADSSFIDTFVGRFSKYQTMLRVTAFCLRLSRKSRSAEARKRSFLSATEIRDAENALIRLVQAQEFSEHVAALQASKPAPIRSQLRWFTPFLDADRLMRVGGRIDKSALNYDAKHQILLPYNHRFSALLVECLHERHLHAAPQLLLGILRLRYWITGARKLAKTIVHRCIICVRARPKLVEQFMAELPKERVIAARPFSVSGVDYWGPILLKPPHRRSAPIKAFVAVFVCFTTKAVHIELVFDLTTAKFIQALRRFVSRRGPPSDIYSDNGRNFLGASNELRKLLRSSDHAQGVASECSDSNIRWHFNPPRASHFGGLWESAINSAQKHFLRVVRDRPLAYDDMDTLLCQIECCLNSRPLTPLSDDPTDFEPLTPGHFLVGTSLKSVPDENYNDIPSNYLRKWQQTQKLLQDIWRRWHLEYLSSLVQRSKWFNSPVTLKENQLVLLKEDGIPPIRWPTARISKLHPGTDGITRVVTLQTPKGSCTRPVAKVCLLPIASSAEEIKKPLAADQ encoded by the coding sequence ATGGCTACGGAACGGCGTATCAAGTCGCTTAAAATGCGACTTCGAAGCATAGAGACGTCGTTCAATTTAATCAAGGTCTTCGTGGAAAACTTCGACGAAGAAACGCAGTCGAATGAAGTTCCTGTTCGGCTGGAGAACCTGGCCGTGTTGTGGGCGGACTTCGGCAAAACGCAAGCCGAACTTGAAGCCGCTGATGTCGACGACAATGCGGTGATGGAACATCAGCTGAAGCAGCGGGCCCAGTTCGAGACGGACTACTACCGCGTGAAGGGTTTTTTGCTGTCCGTTAATAAAAGTACATCGCCCAGCTCCCACTCTTGTCACTCCAGTGCGCATTTCCCTACTTCTTCGCAAATTCGGCTCCCAGATGTAAAACTTCCTGTTTTTAATGGCGCTCTCGAAAATTGGTTGAATTTTCATGACTTATTTATTTCGTTGGTGCATTCGTCGACTGAATTGTCTAATAttcagaaattttattatttgcgtTCGTCATTAGCGGGGGATGCGTTAAAGCTGGTACAAACGATTGCGATTAGCGCCAATAATTACCCAGTTGCGTGGAACTTGCTGATAGATCACTTCCAAAATCCTGCACGTTTGAAACAAGCCTATGTCGACTCCCTTTTTGAGTTTGCTCCGTTGAAAAAGGAATCTGCAAGTGATCTTCATTCTCTGGTGGAACGATTCGAAGCTAATGTCCGCATCTTGAAGCAGCTGGGTGAGAGAACCGAGTTTTGGGACGTGTTGCTGATTCGTATGCTCAGTATTCGTCTTGACCCCACTACACGAAGGGATTGGGAAGAATTTTCGTCAACTCATGAGGCAGCTACCTTCCCAGATCTGGTCAGCTTTCTTCAGCGGAGGGTCACCGTTTTACAGAGTGTGAGCAACGTTCACCTGGACACTTCCTCGTCTTCGGCACCCAAAAAACCGGTTCATCGATCAGCAATCATCAGCAATGGAGCCACTCAATTCTCACCTCGCCAATGTTTCGCCTGCTCTGAACACCATCCACTTTATCTATGCCAGACGTTCGCCAAGATGACCATCGAAGATAAAGACAAACTAGTGCGCCGTCAACAACTCTGTCGGAACTGCCTACGGAAGGGACATCAATCGAGAAgttgtcaatcgaaaaactgCTGTCGAAAATGCCGAGGGCGCCACCATAGTCAACTCTGCAGCACAAGTACCAGCCAGGGTGAATCCAGCAAGCCGAGACCCGAGGGGAATACGTCGAGGGATTCTAACCCTACCAGCCAAGAAGTGTCATCATTGTCTGCAGCAGTCGGGAAACTTCCCAAGAAGGGTCACCCTAACAAGGTGCTTCTAGCAACGGCCGTGATCAAACTGACGGATGATTACGGCAATACTCACTTCGCCAGAGCGCTCCTCGACTCGGGAAGCGAATGCAACTTCATCACCGAGTCATTTGCGCAAAAACTCAAAGTTCGTCGCACCAAAGTTCACCTGTCAATCTCCGGAATTGGTCAGTCATCCACTCAATCTCGCTCCAAGCTTCGCACCACCATTCACTCTCGAGTTACCGGATTTTCGACCATCGTAGAGCTCCTCGTACTGCCAAAACTCACTCTAAGTTTGCCATCTGCCACTTTAGACATTTCTAGTTGGAAACTTCCGAAAGAAATTCAGCTCGCAGATCCAAACTTTTACCAAAGCAACCCTATCGACATCGTCCTTGGTGCAGAAATATTCTTCGATCTTTTCAAACCGCCTGGCAGAATTCCACTTGGAGATTCACTGCCTGTTCTTGTGAATTCTGTTCTGGGATGGGTTGTTTCTGGGAAAGTTACCAACTCTACTGCTACCAGCTCCGTTATCGCCAATCTTGCAACCGTCGCAGATATTTATCGCCTCATGCAACGATTCTGGATCATCGAAGAGGCAGATTCAGCTCCCTGTATGTCGGTGGAAGAAGCAGCCTGCGAGAAGCACTTTTCGCAGAACGTTCAACGCACCCCAGAAGGTCGATACATCGTTCGATTGCCGTTCAAGGAACCTGTTTCCAGCGTAGGCGACAATCGCAGCATAGCACAACGTCGATTCCGGATGGTCGAGTCTCGTTTGCAACGAGACACCAATCTACAGGCTCAGTATCACGACTTCATGGCCGAATACGTCACCTTAGGGCACATGCAGCGAGTAGACACTTCTACTCCACCTACCCAGCAGTATTACCTTCCTCATCATGCGGTGATTCGTGAAGATAGCTCGACTACCAAGGTGCGAGTCGTCTTCGATGCTTCGTGCAAGTCAGGATCTGGCAAATCGCTCAACGACGTGCTCATGGTCGGGGCAGTCATCCAAGACGACCTTCGTTCAATCATCCTGAGAACCAGAATCAATCCCGTTTTGCTTATcgctgacatccaaaaaatgtACCGTCAAATCCTGGTCGACGAACGAGACACTCCTCTCCAGCGGATTCTTTGGCGAAGTTCGCCGAACGAGCCTGTCAGCACGTTTGAACTGAAAACAGTAACCTACGGCACAGCTAGTGCACCATTCCTGGCCACCAGAACCCTACAACAACTGGCAGACGACGAAAAAGCGGATTTCCCTTTGGGCGCGGCGATTCTAAAGAGAGATGTGTACGTAGACGACCTGGTTACCAGCGGAAGGACTCCTGAAGAACTGGCGGAAGTGCGGAATCAACTTGACCAATTGTGCCGACGAGGAGGTTTTGAATTCCGGAAGTTTGCGTCGAACATCGAATCCGTTCTTGATGGCATTCCTTCCGAACGACGTGCGCTTCAATCATCAGTCGAGCTCGCAGCTGATCAGACCATCAAAACCTTGGGGTTGCACTGGGAACCAGCTTCGGATCACTTCCGGTTCCAAATTCGGTTACCTGAACACTCTCGAGACGTGGTTCTCTCCAAAAGGTTGGCCCTCTCACAAATCGCTCAGCTATTTGACCCGTTGGGATTGGTAGGCCCTGTCATCGTTACTGCGAAAATGTTTATGCAGACTCTGTGGAGTCTGAACTCCGACGACGGCAAGCCATGGGGATGGGATCAACCACTACCACCATCTCTGACCACGTATTGgcaaaattactatgcgcaaTTACCTGTCCTCGATCAGCTTCGAATTCCAAGATGCGTCGTGCTTCCCGAGTTTGAATCCATCCAGCTACACCTGTTTTCTGACGCTTCAGAAAACGCCTACGGGGCCTGTGCCTactttcgttcaaaggactcaTCAGGTTGTATTTCCGTCGGCCTTCTCACGGCCAAATCCAAAGTCGCTCCTTTGAAAAAACGCAGCATTCCCAGGCTTGAACTTTGTGGGGCTCTCGAGGCAGCCCAATTGTACCAAAAAATCTCCTCAACCTTCGGAAGGAAGTTCGAAACCTTCTTCTGGGTCGACTCAACCACGGTACTCGCCTGGCTGAAGGCGACTCCCTCAGTTTGGACAACTTTCGTGGCCAATCGGGTTTCAAAAATCCAGCTTGCAACAGTCGGCGCTTCCTGGAATCACGTAGCTGGTCAAGAAAACCCTGCTGACCATCTGTCTCGAGGAATTGACGCCAAAACGCTGATCTCCTGCAAACTGTGGTGGAATGGACCAAATTGGCTTCGATCCGACGATTTTTTGCAGCTGACGTCGCCATCAAGCACCTCCTACGAGACCCATCTAGAGTTCCGCACATCTAAACCGGTCGGCCTAACAGCCTCAGCAGACAGTTCCTTCATCGATACCTTTGTTGGCCGATTCTCCAAGTATCAAACCATGTTGCGCGTCACAGCATTCTGCCTCAGGTTGTCACGCAAGTCTCGAAGCGCAGAAGCCAGAAAAAGATCGTTCCTCTCAGCGACGGAAATTCGCGATGCCGAAAATGCCCTCATACGACTTGTGCAAGCTCAAGAATTCTCCGAGCACGTAGCAGCTCTTCAAGCATCGAAGCCAGCTCCAATCAGGTCCCAACTACGATGGTTTACTCCGTTCCTAGATGCAGATCGCCTGATGCGTGTTGGAGGACGAATCGACAAATCAGCTCTAAATTACGACGCCAAGCACCAAATTCTTCTTCCGTACAATCATCGATTCTCCGCCCTGCTGGTGGAGTGCTTACACGAAAGGCATTTGCACGCAGCACCTCAATTGCTGCTTGGAATCCTTCGATTGCGGTACTGGATCACAGGGGCCAGAAAGCTGGCCAAAACGATTGTTCATCGCTGCATAATTTGCGTCCGAGCTCGCCCTAAATTGGTTGAACAATTCATGGCAGAGCTACCAAAGGAACGCGTAATTGCCGCCCGACCCTTTTCGGTTTCCGGTGTCGATTATTGGGGCCCGATCCTGCTCAAACCTCCTCATCGTCGATCAGCCCCAATCAAGGCATTTGTAGCGGTGTTCGTCTGCTTCACCACGAAGGCTGTCCATATCGAACTTGTTTTCGACTTGACGACAGCCAAATTCATCCAGGCTCTTCGTCGCTTCGTGTCTCGCCGAGGGCCACCATCAGACATCTACAGCGACAACGGGAGAAACTTTCTTGGTGCCAGCAATGAATTGCGCAAACTTCTGCGCTCGTCCGACCACGCACAAGGAGTTGCTTCCGAATGCTCCGATTCCAACATCAGGTGGCATTTTAATCCGCCACGCGCATCTCATTTCGGCGGATTATGGGAATCCGCAATAAATTCCGCCCAAAAACATTTCCTTCGAGTCGTCCGTGATCGTCCGTTGGCCTACGACGATATGGACACATTATTGTGTCAGATTGAGTGCTGCCTCAATTCTCGCCCGCTTACTCCACTGAGCGACGATCCGACTGATTTCGAGCCGCTTACTCCAGGGCATTTTTTGGTGGGTACGTCCTTGAAATCCGTCCCAGATGAAAACTACAACGACATCCCATCGAATTATCTTCGGAAGTGGCAGCAAACCCAAAAGCTGCTGCAGGATATCTGGCGTCGATGGCATCTGGAATATTTGTCATCATTAGTACAAAGATCAAAGTGGTTCAACTCACCTGTGACACTAAAGGAGAACCAGCTCGTCCTTCTCAAAGAGGATGGGATTCCACCAATTCGCTGGCCAACAGccagaatttcaaaattgcatCCAGGGACTGATGGCATCACAAGAGTTGTTACTTTGCAGACCCCGAAAGGCTCTTGTACCCGTCCGGTGGCGAAAGTTTGTCTTTTGCCCATTGCATCATCGGCGGAGGAAATTAAAAAACCGCTCGCCGCTGACCAATAA